The following proteins are co-located in the Bordetella bronchialis genome:
- a CDS encoding sensor domain-containing diguanylate cyclase, whose amino-acid sequence MNSHAVIRLSNALAAVIVLGAIVGAGAFLMHDRRESWRHAAAGSRSMAAMLEADIARTVRVYDLTLMGVIETLGYEHLDKMPPDAVHRLMFERAAMTDYMGAMVVLDERGDIRFDVRPGTPRRGNFADRDYFEVHRAHSDVGLYISKPLTNRLRNGEPGIALSRRLSHPDGSFAGVAVAILRTAYLNNRFAQVALEPDESVTLFREDGIVLWRWPNGVDSMGKDAGGQAVHLGFQAAKEGGFVVPSDDGGPSRYYTYDHVAGLPLVITIAQPAEDITEPWRRRAWFIVPFTMLFCAAMVILAYLVRRTMRNGDRQLARWAELARTDGLTGLLNRRAFDAVLAEAWRVAATEGMPLSLLFIDADHFKRFNDIHGHQAGDDFLRRLAGVIRGCTRRPRDASARYGGEEFVLLLRDTTGVEALPVAEDIRKKVEAMHVSNADGWATVSIGVASSAPAVGGTPAMLVAKADEALYQAKTHGRNKVHLAEGRNGMPQRCAIPDPRGAGD is encoded by the coding sequence GTGAACTCGCATGCCGTCATCCGGCTGTCCAACGCCCTGGCCGCGGTGATCGTGCTGGGCGCAATCGTCGGCGCCGGCGCCTTTCTGATGCATGACCGGCGCGAGAGCTGGCGGCACGCCGCGGCGGGATCGCGCAGCATGGCGGCCATGCTGGAAGCGGATATCGCGCGCACCGTACGCGTCTACGACCTGACCCTGATGGGCGTGATAGAGACCCTGGGGTATGAACATTTGGACAAAATGCCGCCCGATGCGGTGCATCGGCTGATGTTCGAACGCGCGGCGATGACGGACTACATGGGCGCCATGGTGGTATTGGACGAGCGGGGCGACATCCGTTTCGACGTGCGGCCGGGCACGCCCCGGCGTGGCAATTTCGCGGACCGCGATTACTTCGAGGTCCACCGCGCCCATAGCGACGTGGGGCTGTATATCAGCAAGCCGCTCACCAACCGCCTGCGCAACGGCGAGCCGGGCATCGCCCTGAGCCGGCGGCTCTCGCACCCTGACGGCAGCTTCGCCGGCGTTGCGGTCGCGATCCTGCGCACCGCATACCTGAACAACCGCTTCGCGCAGGTCGCGCTGGAGCCCGACGAGTCCGTCACGCTCTTCCGCGAGGACGGCATCGTGCTGTGGCGCTGGCCCAATGGCGTGGACAGCATGGGCAAGGACGCCGGTGGCCAAGCGGTGCACCTCGGATTCCAGGCGGCCAAGGAAGGCGGGTTTGTCGTGCCGTCCGATGACGGCGGGCCCAGCCGGTACTACACCTACGATCACGTCGCAGGCCTGCCGCTGGTCATCACCATCGCGCAGCCTGCCGAGGACATCACCGAGCCATGGCGGCGGCGGGCATGGTTCATCGTGCCGTTCACCATGCTGTTCTGCGCGGCCATGGTCATACTGGCCTATCTGGTACGGCGCACCATGCGCAATGGCGACCGGCAATTGGCGCGCTGGGCGGAGCTGGCGCGCACGGACGGGTTGACCGGGTTGCTCAATCGCCGGGCGTTCGACGCGGTACTCGCGGAGGCCTGGCGCGTCGCCGCCACCGAAGGCATGCCGCTGTCCCTGCTGTTTATCGACGCGGATCATTTCAAGCGCTTCAATGACATCCATGGGCACCAGGCGGGCGACGACTTCCTGCGCCGCCTGGCCGGCGTCATCCGCGGCTGTACGCGGCGGCCACGCGACGCGTCCGCGCGCTATGGAGGCGAGGAGTTCGTGCTGCTGCTGCGCGACACGACCGGAGTAGAGGCCCTGCCGGTCGCCGAGGACATACGTAAAAAGGTGGAGGCCATGCACGTGTCCAACGCCGATGGATGGGCAACGGTAAGCATCGGCGTGGCGTCGTCGGCGCCCGCCGTGGGCGGCACGCCCGCGATGCTGGTCGCCAAGGCGGACGAAGCGCTCTATCAGGCGAAGACCCACGGCCGCAACAAGGTTCATCTGGCGGAAGGCCGGAACGGCATGCCGCAACGTTGCGCGATACCCGACCCGCGCGGCGCCGGCGATTGA
- a CDS encoding DUF808 domain-containing protein has protein sequence MAGSSFFALLDDIATLLDDVALMTKTAATKTAGVLGDDLALNARQVSGVEVNRELPVVWAVAKGSLRNKLILVPAALLISAIAPWAIVPLLMVGGAFLCFEGFEKILHAWSHRGRPQARHLERKQMLQDRSVDIVAFEREKVKGAIRTDFILSAEIVVIALGTVASATFGQRVAVLAGVAVIMTAGVYGAVAAIVKLDDAGLYLSARRWPGASTVGRALVAAAPYMMKGLSVLGTIAMFTVGGSIVAHGVGAVGHRIEAWTDAVGSQAWAHALLRVPLYALFGVMLGALVTGLVEAVRRLRGH, from the coding sequence ATGGCTGGAAGCAGCTTCTTCGCCCTGCTCGACGACATCGCGACGCTGCTCGACGACGTCGCGTTGATGACCAAGACCGCCGCCACCAAGACGGCGGGCGTGCTCGGCGACGATCTGGCACTGAACGCCAGGCAGGTCTCGGGCGTCGAGGTCAACCGCGAGCTGCCGGTGGTATGGGCCGTGGCCAAGGGCTCGCTGCGCAACAAGCTGATCCTGGTGCCCGCGGCCCTGCTGATCAGCGCGATAGCGCCTTGGGCCATCGTGCCGTTGTTGATGGTGGGAGGCGCTTTTCTCTGCTTCGAAGGGTTCGAGAAAATCCTGCACGCCTGGTCCCATCGCGGCCGTCCGCAGGCGCGCCACCTGGAACGCAAACAAATGCTGCAGGATCGCTCCGTCGATATCGTCGCCTTCGAGCGCGAGAAGGTCAAAGGCGCCATCCGTACCGACTTCATCCTGTCCGCGGAAATCGTCGTCATCGCGCTGGGCACGGTGGCGTCCGCCACTTTTGGGCAGCGGGTCGCCGTGCTGGCGGGTGTGGCGGTCATCATGACGGCCGGTGTGTACGGCGCCGTCGCGGCCATCGTGAAGCTGGATGACGCGGGGCTGTATCTCAGCGCCAGGCGCTGGCCGGGGGCCAGCACGGTGGGCCGGGCGCTGGTGGCCGCCGCGCCGTACATGATGAAGGGTTTGTCGGTGCTGGGCACCATCGCCATGTTCACCGTCGGCGGGTCCATCGTCGCGCACGGCGTCGGTGCCGTGGGCCACCGCATCGAGGCCTGGACGGATGCCGTGGGTTCGCAGGCATGGGCGCATGCCTTGTTGCGCGTGCCCTTGTACGCGCTGTTCGGCGTGATGCTCGGCGCCTTGGTGACCGGCCTGGTGGAGGCGGTACGGCGCCTGCGGGGGCACTAA